One Spinacia oleracea cultivar Varoflay chromosome 4, BTI_SOV_V1, whole genome shotgun sequence DNA segment encodes these proteins:
- the LOC110781837 gene encoding putative F-box protein At1g49610 isoform X2 → MNMEKKTRSDTNLDRISDLPEAIRKHILSFLPTRDAVRASILSSSWRALWIELPNLDFGRFELRGFLPVGYFPISINDDDAARERRDSIVKKSEELYEFLDRTLGLISKLEKLSLYLPHYGVELKSRFDHWLDCVVSCDVKELNLEIGGNHDIRYSLPKSVLGVNSITKLKLKGCELSSASLVNTKLPSLQNLSLQYVYLDEGAMDSLAATFPNLEVFTFKYCYGLTRLEVSGLTKLVKVDVEHNAEHYEAVEIDAPNLLEFTYMHEGLPVLEQLFLYECDNLRDVCISSPHLVELEFERCRYLLTAAIHSPNLKIFHYADDDPISFKSKCPALKLTEASIYLKPDMKGDKWYVGLVKFLSKLCHSERLTICVGSEEDLIVPEKVRTKSRPPLRGVKHLMVELRASFMKHTPIKFIDALLWLAPCPESLSIYNGFIPVCKSLKFMYEKPLKGQKKCGCWKSPLIICWRHSLEKVLLENKKGDEDDTRLANFFSKGRLDGKMVCFVKNTRPKKK, encoded by the exons ATGAACATGGAGAAGAAGACTCGTTCTGATACAAATTTAGATAGAATATCTGATTTACCAGAAGCAATTAGAAAACATATACTTTCTTTTTTACCAACTAGGGATGCAGTTCGAGCTAGCATTCTATCGAGCAGTTGGCGGGCATTATGGATTGAGCTCCCTAATTTGGATTTTGGTCGATTTGAACTTAGGGGATTTTTACCAGTGGGATATTTTCCTATTAGTATTAATGATGATGATGCTGCTAGAGAGAGGAGGGATTCTATTGTTAAGAAAAGCGAAGAGTTATATGAATTTCTTGATCGAACTCTTGGATTGATTTCAAAGTTGGAAAAGCTTAGTCTCTATCTGCCTCATTATGGGGTGGAGTTGAAATCTCGATTCGATCATTGGCTTGACTGTGTTGTTAGTTGCGATGTCAAAGAATTGAATTTAGAGATTGGTGGGAATCATGATATTCGATACAGTTTGCCTAAGAGTGTACTTGGTGTCAATTCGATCACGAAACTGAAACTGAAAGGATGTGAGTTGAGTTCGGCTTCTTTGGTGAATACCAAATTGCCTTCCTTGCAGAATCTGAGCCTTCAATATGTTTACTTAGATGAGGGAGCTATGGATAGCTTAGCAGCTACTTTTCCTAATCTGGAGGTTTTCACCTTCAAATATTGCTATGGGTTAACAAGACTTGAGGTCTCTGGTCTAACTAAACTTGTGAAGGTTGATGTTGAGCATAATGCTGAACACTATGAAGCGGTTGAGATTGATGCACCCAATCTTTTGGAGTTCACTTATATGCATGAAG GTCTTCCAGTCCTTGAACAACTGTTCTTATATGAATGCGATAATTTACGAGATGTTTGTATTTCAAGCCCACACCTGGTCGAGTTGGAGTTTGAACGCTGCAGATATCTGTTAACGGCTGCAATACATTCACCCAACTTAAAAATATTTCATTATGCAGATGATGATCCTATATCTTTTAAATCCAAGTGTCCTGCTCTCAAGTTGACAGAGGCTAGCATTTACCTTAAGCCCGACATGAAGGGTGACAAGTGGTATGTTGGATTAGTTAAGTTTCTTTCAAAGCTATGCCACTCTGAACGCTTGACAATTTGTGTTGGTTCAGAAGAG GATCTTATAGTGCCAGAAAAAGTGAGGACAAAGTCCCGGCCTCCCCTCCGTGGCGTCAAGCATTTGATGGTGGAGCTTCGCGCATCATTTATGAAGCACACTCCTATCAAATTTATCGACGCTCTTCTGTGGCTTGCACCTTGTCCAGAATCTTTATCTATATATAATGGCTTTATACCAGTTTGCAAATCACTCAAG TTCATGTATGAGAAACCATTGAAAGGGCAGAAAAAATGTGGTTGCTGGAAGTCTCCCCTCATCATTTGTTGGCGGCACTCCCTTGAGAAAGTATTGCTTGAGAACAAAAAAGGAGATGAAGATGATACGAGACTAGCTAATTTCTTTTCTAAGGGAAGGCTTGATGGGAAGATGGTGTGTTTTGTCAAAAACACAAGGCCTAAAAAGAAGTAG
- the LOC110781837 gene encoding F-box/FBD/LRR-repeat protein At1g78750 isoform X1 — MNMEKKTRSDTNLDRISDLPEAIRKHILSFLPTRDAVRASILSSSWRALWIELPNLDFGRFELRGFLPVGYFPISINDDDAARERRDSIVKKSEELYEFLDRTLGLISKLEKLSLYLPHYGVELKSRFDHWLDCVVSCDVKELNLEIGGNHDIRYSLPKSVLGVNSITKLKLKGCELSSASLVNTKLPSLQNLSLQYVYLDEGAMDSLAATFPNLEVFTFKYCYGLTRLEVSGLTKLVKVDVEHNAEHYEAVEIDAPNLLEFTYMHEGEWLDSFSHPCEIEVATCKSMKRLKLVGVLFDDFDLNMLLEGLPVLEQLFLYECDNLRDVCISSPHLVELEFERCRYLLTAAIHSPNLKIFHYADDDPISFKSKCPALKLTEASIYLKPDMKGDKWYVGLVKFLSKLCHSERLTICVGSEEDLIVPEKVRTKSRPPLRGVKHLMVELRASFMKHTPIKFIDALLWLAPCPESLSIYNGFIPVCKSLKFMYEKPLKGQKKCGCWKSPLIICWRHSLEKVLLENKKGDEDDTRLANFFSKGRLDGKMVCFVKNTRPKKK, encoded by the exons ATGAACATGGAGAAGAAGACTCGTTCTGATACAAATTTAGATAGAATATCTGATTTACCAGAAGCAATTAGAAAACATATACTTTCTTTTTTACCAACTAGGGATGCAGTTCGAGCTAGCATTCTATCGAGCAGTTGGCGGGCATTATGGATTGAGCTCCCTAATTTGGATTTTGGTCGATTTGAACTTAGGGGATTTTTACCAGTGGGATATTTTCCTATTAGTATTAATGATGATGATGCTGCTAGAGAGAGGAGGGATTCTATTGTTAAGAAAAGCGAAGAGTTATATGAATTTCTTGATCGAACTCTTGGATTGATTTCAAAGTTGGAAAAGCTTAGTCTCTATCTGCCTCATTATGGGGTGGAGTTGAAATCTCGATTCGATCATTGGCTTGACTGTGTTGTTAGTTGCGATGTCAAAGAATTGAATTTAGAGATTGGTGGGAATCATGATATTCGATACAGTTTGCCTAAGAGTGTACTTGGTGTCAATTCGATCACGAAACTGAAACTGAAAGGATGTGAGTTGAGTTCGGCTTCTTTGGTGAATACCAAATTGCCTTCCTTGCAGAATCTGAGCCTTCAATATGTTTACTTAGATGAGGGAGCTATGGATAGCTTAGCAGCTACTTTTCCTAATCTGGAGGTTTTCACCTTCAAATATTGCTATGGGTTAACAAGACTTGAGGTCTCTGGTCTAACTAAACTTGTGAAGGTTGATGTTGAGCATAATGCTGAACACTATGAAGCGGTTGAGATTGATGCACCCAATCTTTTGGAGTTCACTTATATGCATGAAGGTGAATGGTTGGATAGTTTCTCTCATCCCTGTGAAATTGAGGTTGCAACATGTAAAAGTATGAAACGTCTGAAATTAGTTGGCGTtctgtttgatgattttgatttgaatATGCTTCTTGAAGGTCTTCCAGTCCTTGAACAACTGTTCTTATATGAATGCGATAATTTACGAGATGTTTGTATTTCAAGCCCACACCTGGTCGAGTTGGAGTTTGAACGCTGCAGATATCTGTTAACGGCTGCAATACATTCACCCAACTTAAAAATATTTCATTATGCAGATGATGATCCTATATCTTTTAAATCCAAGTGTCCTGCTCTCAAGTTGACAGAGGCTAGCATTTACCTTAAGCCCGACATGAAGGGTGACAAGTGGTATGTTGGATTAGTTAAGTTTCTTTCAAAGCTATGCCACTCTGAACGCTTGACAATTTGTGTTGGTTCAGAAGAG GATCTTATAGTGCCAGAAAAAGTGAGGACAAAGTCCCGGCCTCCCCTCCGTGGCGTCAAGCATTTGATGGTGGAGCTTCGCGCATCATTTATGAAGCACACTCCTATCAAATTTATCGACGCTCTTCTGTGGCTTGCACCTTGTCCAGAATCTTTATCTATATATAATGGCTTTATACCAGTTTGCAAATCACTCAAG TTCATGTATGAGAAACCATTGAAAGGGCAGAAAAAATGTGGTTGCTGGAAGTCTCCCCTCATCATTTGTTGGCGGCACTCCCTTGAGAAAGTATTGCTTGAGAACAAAAAAGGAGATGAAGATGATACGAGACTAGCTAATTTCTTTTCTAAGGGAAGGCTTGATGGGAAGATGGTGTGTTTTGTCAAAAACACAAGGCCTAAAAAGAAGTAG